Proteins from a genomic interval of Euleptes europaea isolate rEulEur1 chromosome 18, rEulEur1.hap1, whole genome shotgun sequence:
- the KASH5 gene encoding protein KASH5: MNSIKDLRQGNKQLAVQNIKLQRTIEAAEELNLRLSEEIAELKGKLRGTQQALEQARALANELEDLKSSSRSLEEENSKLRAQGRQLEKELQCLLIQLDNLQEENRKLLLEKESCKNKIKQLCTERAKMKSQLCECENLISCRDNALNKKEKRTEELTVTLDEYQMMVQELKLEVNRLQEQLCHSQEDGEGLPRKSLENVKTCCIQAQAQPLSMEIEESQKEFGEEDGLPSPLCGTKPSFATCGVAPEECRTLTEDLTAQSVHIILKFNGPFPFLVPTSEFPDITDSGVCVNGLWSTKAGTGIVFRAECTNLPEITAVSSAEQSEPAPEEQALVPVYYELTPTGGKKACNKWFASLMEGFLDIPLWYLLLHTLQKVVLLGLLLACVTLLAIVYLVLPYGHIVWAESRRNPWPQLQLRYLRPPPI; encoded by the exons ATGAACAGCATCAAAGACTTGCGGCAGGGGAACAAGCAGCTGGCTGTGCAGAACATCAAGTTGCAAAGGACAATCGAGGCGGCAGAAGAGCTCAATTTGCGACTTTCCGAGGAGATCGCTGAGCTGAAAGGAAAGCTGAGAGG cacccagcaAGCGCTAGAGCAAGCTAGAGCATTGGCAAACGAATTAGAAGACCTGAAGTCTTCTTCCAGAAGTTTGGAAGAGGAGAACAGCAAACTTCGCGCACAAGGCCGGCAGCTG GAAAAAGAACTACAGTGCCTTTTGATTCAACTGGATAACCTGCAGGAAGAG AACAGAAAGCTGCTTCTGGAAAAAGAAAGctgtaaaaataaaatcaaacagcTGTGTACAGAGAGGGCCAAAATGAAG TCTCAGCTCTGTGAGTGTGAAAACCTTATCTCCTGCAGAGATAACGCCCTGAACAAG aaaGAGAAACGGACTGAAGAGCTGACAGTGACCCTAGATGAATACCAAATGATGGTACAG GAATTGAAACTGGAAGTCAACAGGCTTCAGGAGCAGCTGTGCCATTCCCAGGAAGATGGAGAAGG GCTGCCAAGAAAGTCCCTAGAAAATGTGAAGACCTGCTGCATACAGGCCCAAGCACAGCCACTCTCCATGGAGATTGAAGAATCACAGAAA GAGTTTGGTGAGGAAGATGGTCTGCCTAGCCCTTTGTGTGGGACGAAGCCCTCTTTTGCGACATGTGGAGTTGCTCCAGAAGAATGCAGAACTTTGACAGAAGATCTG ACTGCGCAGTCTGTGCACATCATTTTGAAATTTAATGGGCCCTTCCCCTTTCTGGTTCCAACGTCAGAGTTCCCTGACATCACGGATAGTGGAGTTTGCGTAAATGGGCTCTGGTCCACAAAAGCCGGCACTGGAATAGTCTTCAGG GCTGAATGTACTAACCTTCCAGAAATCACAGCAGTCAGCTCAGCAGAACA GTCTGAACCAGCCCCTGAAGAACAGGCTTTAGTCCCGGTGTACTACGAGCTAACGCCAACTGGTGGGAAGAAGGCATGCAACAAATGGTTTGCAAGTCTAATGGAAGG GTTCCTTGATATCCCATTATGGTACCTCTTACTGCACACCTTGCAAAAAGTGGTGCTTCTTGGACTCCTCCTTGCATGTGTCACATTACTGGCAATAGTGTATTTAGTGCTACCGTATGGCCATATTGTCTGGGCCGAATCCAGGAGAAATCCTTGGCCTCAGCTGCAGTTGCGATACTTGCGACCACCACCGATCTAG